The window ATCCGGACATGCCGCACCAGCGCTTCCTTCGAACTCATCCGCTCGACGACGCGGTCGCGTTGCTCGAGCAATTCCTTCGCATGGTCGAACAGTTCGGCGCCCTTGTCGGTGAGCCGGGCGCTGCGATGCGCGCGGTCGAACACGGTCAGGTCGAACGCACGTTCGAGCTCCTGGATCCGTTTCGACACGGCCGATTGCGTCGTGTTGAGGCGCGTGGCCGCCGCGTCGAAGGAGCCGAGCTGCACGATCCAGTACAGCGCTTCCATCTGCTTGAACGTGAGCATTGCGTCGCACTCGATAGATGAGAAAAAGCGATATTTTCGCATATCAAAAAATCGCTTTTTTTGCATATATCGGCTGTTTAAGGTTCAGCCATTGCGTTGCTTGCCGAGTGCGTTCGCCAGAAAGCGCGTCGCATCGCCGCCAGCGTTCAATCGAACCCCTTTACTTGGAGACAGCATGGACACCGTCATCGAATCCCCGCCCGTGGGCGACGCGGCGCGCAAGCCGCGCATCGGCCTCGCGTGGCAGATCGTCATCGGGCTCGTCATCGGCATCGTGACCGGGTTCGTGTTGAACCGGTTCCCGTCATTGCGCGACACGGCCGTGTCCGGGTTGCTGCAGCCGGCCGGCGACATCTTCATCAAGCTGGTGCGGATGATCGTCGTGCCGATCGTGTTCACGAGCATGGTGATCGGCATCGCCGGCGTGGGCGACGGCAAGTCGCTCGGCCGCATCGGCATCAAGACGCTCCTCTATTTCGAGGTGATCACGACGATCGCGATCGTCCTCGGGCTCGTGATCGGCAACGTGCTGCAGCCGGGCGTCGGCACCGACATGTCGCAACTCGGGCACACGGACATCTCCCGCTACCAGCAAGCGACGCAACAGGTGCAGCAGGCGCACCACGGGCTGATGGCGCTGGTGCTCGGCATCATCCCGGACAACATCGCTGCATCGATGGCGAAGGGCGACCTGCTGCCGGTGATCTTCTTCTCGCTGCTGTTCGGACTCGGGTTGCAATCGGTGCCGGACGAACATCGCAAGCCGGTGATTGCAATGCTCAAGGGCGTTGCCGACACCATGTTCAAGGTGACGAACATGGTGATGCGCTATGCGCCTGTTGGCGTGTGCGCGCTGATCGCGGTGACGGTCGCGAGCTTCGGCTTCGGGTCGCTGGTGCCGCTGCTGAAGCTGGTCGCGGTGACTTACTTCGCAATCCTTCTGTTTGCGATCGCCGTGCTCGGCGTGACCGCGCGGCTGTTCGGGTTCCGCATCCTGACGCTGCTGCGCGTGATCAAGGACGAGCTGATCATCGCGTTTTCGACCTGCAGTTCGGCGACCGTGCTGCCGCAACTGATGAAGAAGATGGAGGACTACGGCGTGCCGAAGAGCATCACGACGTTCGTGGTGCCGACCGGCTACACGTTCAACCTGGACGGCGCGTCGATCTATCTCGGCATCGGCACGCTGTTCGTCGCGCAGCTCTACGGCGTGCATCTCGACTGGCAGCAGCAGATCCTGCTGACGCTGACCATGGTCGTCACGTCGAAGGGAGCCGCGGGCGTGCCGGGCTTCATGTTCGTGATCATGCTCGCGACGCTCGCGAGCGCCGGGCTGCCGCTCGAAGGGCTGGCCTTCATCGCCGGTGTCGACCGGATCATGGACATGGGCCGCACCGCGCTGAACGTCGTCGGCAACGCGCTCGCGCCGCTCGTCATCGCGAAATGGGAAGGCCAGTACGACGCGGGCAAGGGCCGCGCGTACCTGGAATCGCTGCGCGGGTGAAGGCCGCCATGCCTGGATCGCACAACATTACGAAGCAAACAGGAGCATCGAAGATGAGCAGTACCCGTGGAGCATTTTTCCCCGACGCATTGATGCAGCAGGTCAAGGCGCGCTTTCATCACGTCGATCACGATCTCGACGGTCGCGCGCGGCTGTTCTTCGACAACGCGGGCGGAT is drawn from Burkholderia ambifaria AMMD and contains these coding sequences:
- the gltP gene encoding glutamate/aspartate:proton symporter GltP, with translation MDTVIESPPVGDAARKPRIGLAWQIVIGLVIGIVTGFVLNRFPSLRDTAVSGLLQPAGDIFIKLVRMIVVPIVFTSMVIGIAGVGDGKSLGRIGIKTLLYFEVITTIAIVLGLVIGNVLQPGVGTDMSQLGHTDISRYQQATQQVQQAHHGLMALVLGIIPDNIAASMAKGDLLPVIFFSLLFGLGLQSVPDEHRKPVIAMLKGVADTMFKVTNMVMRYAPVGVCALIAVTVASFGFGSLVPLLKLVAVTYFAILLFAIAVLGVTARLFGFRILTLLRVIKDELIIAFSTCSSATVLPQLMKKMEDYGVPKSITTFVVPTGYTFNLDGASIYLGIGTLFVAQLYGVHLDWQQQILLTLTMVVTSKGAAGVPGFMFVIMLATLASAGLPLEGLAFIAGVDRIMDMGRTALNVVGNALAPLVIAKWEGQYDAGKGRAYLESLRG